From a region of the Pelotomaculum schinkii genome:
- a CDS encoding (2Fe-2S)-binding protein, with protein MKQLISLDINGRVYDLAVSPRDLLADVIRRKVGLTGTKKGCGMGDCGACTVLVEGKPVLSCITLAITCNGKKITTVEGLALPNGELNPLQAAFVNHGAIQCGFCTPGMLMSATGLLNRNPKPSIYDIKHEMSGNICRCTGFKRIIEAIEVASETGVK; from the coding sequence ATGAAACAACTGATAAGCTTGGATATAAATGGCCGGGTTTATGATCTGGCTGTTAGCCCCAGGGACTTGCTGGCTGATGTAATCAGGAGAAAAGTAGGACTCACCGGCACCAAGAAAGGCTGCGGGATGGGCGACTGCGGGGCGTGCACCGTGCTGGTGGAAGGCAAACCCGTATTGTCCTGCATCACGCTGGCAATCACCTGCAACGGCAAGAAGATTACCACTGTAGAAGGGCTGGCCCTGCCGAACGGCGAACTGAACCCGCTTCAGGCGGCATTTGTCAACCATGGCGCGATCCAGTGCGGTTTCTGCACACCGGGCATGCTCATGTCGGCCACCGGGCTTCTGAACAGGAATCCCAAGCCCAGCATATATGACATCAAGCACGAGATGTCCGGAAACATCTGCCGCTGTACCGGTTTTAAGAGAATTATCGAAGCCATTGAAGTAGCTTCTGAAACGGGGGTGAAGTAA
- a CDS encoding xanthine dehydrogenase family protein molybdopterin-binding subunit: protein MGAWDKRENYVREGKPSYLDERRFTQIGKSFPRIDGPAKAKGEAIYTADMVLPGMVYGKIKRCKEYAHAKIKKIDCSKALALPGVLAVLTGDEAPNKWGIVPQSANETALAVDKVRFYGEGVAAVAAIDEETAEAACDLIEVEYEPLPVLLDPFESMARADEVLIHEDKPGNFLHTGEQIYGDVDKAFEKCEYILEREFKTGRPQHGYIEPMSALASYDTQSGQLHLWASSQVPHYLHRQMSIVLEMPMSKIRVTLPAVGGGFGGKGEAASSEFVACLLSRKIGRPVKVTYDRDEVFFTSKGRHPCYMKWKIGLDKDGYIQAVEFDNTMDKGAYAGWGVVVMFYTASMVHLPYKVPNARTHVRNVFTNKPSCGAQRGLGGVQPRFAMECMLDELAEMMGISPYELKMKNAVESGYTAINNMYVPHTEYKKCLQTAVEKSGYLEKHGKLPFGKGIGLAGGYYISGTAYTLYQSYKPHTSVTLKVDTEGGVTLLCAAAEIGQGCITAMAQMAAEALGIHFEDVHVQLGDTEIGSFDLGSFASRLTYASGYAILEAAKEINFKLKEMAGGLLGCRSDQLTIKDRKIYSMFEPKFNIDWATVVQKYVNSVGALSAVGHFSPPRRKGIDIITGNRVQGANIGHSPTFGFSCQIHEVEVDTETGRVYDRKVTEAGDVGQPINPMAVDGQVEGSIVFNMGACLYEDMKFDANGKHLNPNFHDYKCPTFMEMPDMDTNMVESYDPTAPFGVKETGEGAVQPTFPAITNAIYDAIGVRFYEVPITPEMILKALKEKKEKEAG, encoded by the coding sequence ATGGGAGCCTGGGATAAGAGAGAAAATTATGTACGTGAAGGGAAACCTTCATATCTGGATGAGAGAAGGTTCACCCAGATAGGAAAAAGCTTTCCGCGGATAGACGGCCCGGCCAAGGCTAAAGGTGAAGCGATTTATACCGCCGACATGGTGCTGCCGGGTATGGTGTATGGGAAAATTAAGCGCTGCAAGGAATACGCGCACGCCAAAATTAAAAAGATCGACTGCAGCAAGGCGCTGGCATTGCCGGGAGTACTGGCAGTACTCACCGGAGACGAAGCTCCCAACAAATGGGGTATCGTGCCCCAGTCGGCCAACGAGACCGCTCTGGCCGTAGACAAGGTTCGCTTTTATGGTGAAGGCGTGGCCGCTGTTGCCGCCATTGATGAAGAGACCGCTGAGGCCGCCTGCGACCTGATTGAAGTAGAATACGAGCCCCTGCCGGTGTTATTGGATCCCTTTGAGTCTATGGCGCGCGCAGATGAAGTACTGATTCATGAAGATAAACCGGGCAACTTCCTGCACACAGGTGAGCAGATCTACGGCGACGTGGACAAAGCCTTTGAAAAGTGCGAGTACATTTTAGAAAGAGAATTCAAAACCGGCCGGCCGCAGCACGGCTATATCGAGCCGATGTCCGCCTTGGCCAGCTATGACACCCAGAGCGGCCAGCTGCACCTGTGGGCCAGCAGCCAGGTTCCGCACTACCTGCACCGCCAGATGTCCATCGTATTAGAAATGCCCATGAGCAAGATCCGGGTTACGCTCCCCGCAGTGGGCGGCGGTTTCGGCGGCAAGGGCGAGGCAGCCTCATCGGAATTTGTGGCCTGCCTTCTGTCCCGTAAGATTGGCCGGCCGGTCAAAGTAACTTACGACCGTGATGAAGTATTCTTCACGAGCAAAGGCCGGCACCCATGCTACATGAAATGGAAAATCGGTCTGGACAAAGACGGTTATATCCAAGCTGTAGAATTTGACAATACTATGGACAAAGGCGCATACGCAGGCTGGGGCGTCGTGGTGATGTTCTACACCGCGTCGATGGTGCACCTGCCCTACAAAGTGCCCAATGCCCGTACCCATGTAAGGAACGTTTTTACCAACAAGCCCAGCTGCGGCGCCCAGCGTGGTCTCGGCGGCGTTCAGCCCAGGTTTGCCATGGAGTGCATGTTGGACGAGCTGGCTGAAATGATGGGGATCAGCCCGTACGAACTGAAGATGAAGAACGCCGTTGAGTCAGGCTATACCGCCATCAACAACATGTACGTGCCGCACACCGAGTACAAGAAATGCCTGCAGACCGCGGTAGAAAAATCGGGCTACCTGGAAAAACACGGCAAGCTGCCTTTCGGTAAAGGCATCGGCCTGGCCGGCGGCTATTACATTTCCGGTACCGCCTATACCCTCTACCAGTCATACAAGCCCCATACCTCAGTAACGCTGAAGGTAGACACCGAGGGCGGCGTGACCCTGCTTTGCGCGGCTGCCGAAATCGGCCAGGGCTGCATTACTGCCATGGCCCAGATGGCGGCTGAGGCGTTGGGCATCCATTTTGAAGACGTGCACGTTCAATTAGGTGACACGGAAATCGGCAGCTTCGACTTGGGTAGTTTTGCCAGCCGTTTAACCTATGCTTCCGGTTATGCCATCCTGGAAGCGGCCAAAGAAATCAACTTCAAGCTTAAAGAAATGGCCGGCGGATTGCTTGGCTGCCGGTCTGACCAGTTAACCATTAAAGACCGCAAGATCTATTCCATGTTCGAGCCCAAGTTCAATATCGACTGGGCAACAGTGGTGCAAAAATATGTCAACTCCGTTGGCGCTTTAAGTGCGGTCGGGCATTTCTCGCCGCCGCGGCGCAAAGGCATTGACATCATCACCGGCAACCGGGTGCAGGGCGCCAACATCGGCCACTCTCCCACATTTGGCTTCAGCTGCCAGATCCATGAGGTGGAAGTGGATACGGAAACCGGGCGTGTATATGACAGGAAGGTAACCGAGGCTGGCGACGTGGGTCAACCGATTAACCCGATGGCCGTGGATGGCCAGGTGGAAGGTTCCATCGTGTTCAACATGGGCGCATGCCTTTACGAAGATATGAAGTTTGACGCCAACGGCAAGCACCTGAACCCCAACTTCCACGACTACAAGTGCCCGACCTTCATGGAAATGCCGGATATGGACACCAATATGGTAGAGAGCTACGACCCGACCGCGCCGTTTGGAGTTAAGGAAACCGGTGAAGGCGCCGTTCAGCCGACCTTCCCGGCGATTACCAACGCGATCTATGACGCTATCGGTGTAAGGTTCTACGAAGTGCCGATTACTCCGGAAATGATCCTCAAGGCCTTAAAAGAAAAGAAAGAAAAAGAAGCTGGCTG